A single genomic interval of Nostoc commune NIES-4072 harbors:
- a CDS encoding type II toxin-antitoxin system PemK/MazF family toxin, with product MVDISRGNVVLCDLNPVIGTEQAGIRPVVVVQIDRTNAVSPHTIIAPFTSKIRPAILPSHVFVPAGIDGLSQDSVVLCEQVRVVDKSRILRVIGQLDNSYLDHLAIALCTILGLRIMNNND from the coding sequence GTGGTAGATATCTCAAGAGGAAATGTAGTTTTGTGTGATCTCAATCCTGTTATTGGTACAGAACAAGCAGGGATTAGACCTGTCGTAGTAGTGCAAATTGATCGGACAAATGCTGTTAGTCCCCATACCATTATCGCACCATTCACCTCAAAAATTAGACCTGCTATTTTACCCTCTCATGTGTTTGTACCTGCTGGTATCGATGGTTTAAGCCAAGATTCTGTTGTGCTTTGTGAGCAAGTTCGGGTTGTTGATAAATCAAGAATTCTCAGAGTGATTGGTCAATTGGATAATAGTTATTTAGATCACTTGGCAATAGCTTTGTGTACTATCCTTGGCTTAAGGATTATGAATAATAATGATTGA
- a CDS encoding DUF2281 domain-containing protein — translation MSIQDQTIGKIRQMPEALVQEVSDFIDFLLMKHSSKNWELWLQFSESVEIVESDFSDYLSNLEDYEERLARGEIQW, via the coding sequence ATGAGTATACAAGACCAAACCATTGGTAAAATCCGGCAAATGCCAGAAGCTTTAGTTCAGGAAGTAAGTGATTTTATCGACTTCCTATTAATGAAGCATAGCAGTAAGAACTGGGAACTATGGCTTCAGTTTAGCGAGTCAGTGGAAATAGTGGAATCAGATTTTTCTGACTATTTATCTAATTTAGAAGATTATGAAGAACGCTTGGCGCGTGGAGAAATCCAGTGGTAG
- a CDS encoding NIL domain-containing protein — translation MVIPNKQVKSNTDILDNRRTQTRIQVRIPKDLHEEPVISRLVSHYGITVIIADAQVSVNMPQYSCFDLELRGTVSQIESALTYLDELDLEVLHQSSPEEDGW, via the coding sequence ATGGTAATTCCAAATAAACAAGTAAAATCTAATACTGATATTTTAGATAATAGACGCACCCAAACTCGTATCCAAGTTCGCATTCCTAAAGACTTGCATGAGGAACCAGTCATTTCACGACTGGTTTCTCACTATGGCATCACAGTGATTATTGCTGATGCCCAGGTAAGCGTAAATATGCCACAATATAGCTGCTTTGATCTGGAACTGCGAGGTACTGTTTCTCAGATTGAAAGCGCCCTAACTTACCTGGATGAACTAGATTTAGAAGTTTTGCACCAATCCAGCCCTGAAGAAGATGGGTGGTAA
- the asnS gene encoding asparagine--tRNA ligase — protein sequence MANRRIAEILRSGQPDESLQVQGWVRTKRESKGFAFIEVNDGSSLANLQVVINQDLPDYEAILKKLNTGAAVEATGLLVASLGKGQRIELKAESVKVYGEADPDTYPLQKKRHSFEFLRTIGHLRSRTNSFGAVFRVRNACSTAIHQFFQERGFLWVHTPIITASDCEGAGELFSVTSLDLKNIPRTENQAVDYSQDFFAKPTYLTVSGQLEAEVMAMAFSNVYTFGPTFRAENSNTSRHLAEFWMVEPEMAFCDLEGDMDLAEAFLKHIFKYVLETCPEDMEFFNERIDKSVLATAENIINNQFERLTYTEAIKLLEKADVKFEYPVSWGLDLQSEHERYLAEQLFKKPAIVTDYPAQIKAFYMRLNDDEKTVRAMDILAPKIGEIVGGSQREERLEVLERRVLAQGLKPEDLWWYLDLRRYGTVPHAGFGLGFERLVQFMTGMGNIRDVIPFPRTPQSAEF from the coding sequence ATGGCAAATCGACGGATTGCAGAAATATTGCGAAGTGGTCAACCTGATGAGTCCCTCCAAGTGCAAGGCTGGGTGCGGACGAAACGCGAGTCCAAAGGGTTTGCTTTTATTGAAGTCAATGACGGCTCATCACTAGCTAATTTGCAAGTCGTCATTAATCAAGATTTGCCAGATTACGAAGCTATTTTGAAAAAACTAAATACAGGTGCTGCTGTTGAGGCTACAGGGTTACTAGTGGCTTCTTTGGGTAAAGGACAGCGAATTGAGTTGAAAGCCGAGTCCGTGAAAGTTTACGGAGAAGCTGATCCCGATACATATCCTCTGCAAAAGAAACGCCATTCCTTTGAGTTTCTGCGAACTATTGGACATTTGCGATCGCGTACTAATTCTTTTGGTGCAGTTTTTCGTGTCAGAAATGCTTGTTCGACAGCAATTCACCAATTTTTCCAAGAAAGAGGCTTTTTGTGGGTACACACCCCCATCATCACTGCTAGCGATTGCGAAGGCGCGGGTGAATTGTTTAGCGTTACCAGTTTAGATTTAAAGAATATCCCCCGCACAGAAAACCAAGCAGTAGATTACAGCCAAGACTTTTTTGCTAAACCCACATATTTAACAGTTAGCGGCCAGTTGGAAGCGGAAGTGATGGCGATGGCGTTTAGCAACGTTTACACCTTTGGCCCTACCTTCCGTGCAGAAAATTCCAACACCTCCCGCCACTTAGCAGAATTTTGGATGGTTGAGCCAGAAATGGCTTTTTGTGACTTAGAAGGCGATATGGATTTAGCTGAGGCGTTTCTTAAACACATATTTAAATATGTCTTGGAAACTTGCCCAGAAGACATGGAATTTTTCAATGAACGCATTGATAAATCTGTGTTAGCGACAGCTGAAAATATTATTAATAATCAGTTTGAACGGTTAACTTATACAGAAGCCATCAAACTTTTAGAAAAAGCTGATGTTAAATTTGAATATCCAGTGAGTTGGGGTTTAGATTTACAATCAGAACACGAACGCTACCTAGCTGAACAATTATTTAAAAAACCTGCGATCGTTACAGATTATCCAGCGCAAATCAAAGCATTTTATATGCGCTTGAACGACGATGAAAAAACCGTCCGCGCAATGGATATTCTCGCACCCAAAATTGGCGAAATCGTCGGCGGTTCTCAGCGCGAAGAACGCCTAGAAGTATTAGAACGCCGCGTATTAGCGCAAGGATTAAAGCCAGAAGATTTATGGTGGTATCTTGATTTGCGTCGTTATGGTACTGTTCCCCACGCTGGTTTTGGACTAGGTTTTGAACGACTTGTGCAATTTATGACGGGTATGGGAAATATCCGTGATGTCATTCCCTTTCCGCGTACACCACAAAGTGCTGAGTTTTAG